The Flaviramulus sp. BrNp1-15 genome has a window encoding:
- a CDS encoding OsmC family protein, translating into MKNHITTTWLGDMKFESTNPSGHNLFIDAGEENGGKGEGYRPKALMLSGLAGCSGLDVASLIKKMKLEVDDFKIEIEANLTEEHPKYYDKVAMHFHFYGNELNEKKLQRAVDLSIEKYCGVMEMFRQFAELEIETHFHNN; encoded by the coding sequence ATGAAAAATCATATTACTACAACTTGGTTGGGCGACATGAAATTTGAAAGTACAAACCCATCTGGTCATAACTTATTTATTGATGCAGGAGAAGAAAACGGAGGTAAAGGAGAAGGTTACAGGCCTAAAGCATTAATGCTATCTGGTTTAGCAGGTTGCTCAGGTTTAGATGTAGCTTCTTTAATAAAAAAAATGAAATTAGAAGTTGATGATTTTAAAATTGAAATAGAAGCTAACTTAACCGAAGAGCATCCAAAATATTATGATAAAGTTGCTATGCATTTTCATTTTTATGGAAATGAGCTAAATGAGAAAAAATTACAAAGAGCAGTAGATTTATCTATTGAAAAGTACTGTGGTGTTATGGAGATGTTTCGTCAGTTTGCAGAATTAGAAATAGAAACTCATTTTCACAATAATTAA
- a CDS encoding UDP-2,3-diacylglucosamine diphosphatase, with protein sequence MQIPKGKKIYFASDNHLGAPTYEASLPREKKFVAWLDEVKQDAAAIFLLGDLFDFWMEYKTVVPKGFTRTLGKLAEISDSGIPIYYFVGNHDLWMNGYFEEELNIPVYHKPQEFTFNNKTFFIGHGDGLGPGDKGYKRMKKVFTNPFFKWVFRWVHPDIGVRIAQYLSVKNKLISGDDDTNFLGENNEWLAKYCKRKLEDEHRDYFVFGHRHLPLEINLNEKSKYINLGDWITYYTYGVFNGEHFELKKF encoded by the coding sequence ATGCAAATTCCAAAAGGAAAAAAAATATATTTCGCTTCAGATAATCATTTAGGAGCACCAACTTACGAAGCTTCTCTACCACGCGAAAAGAAATTTGTGGCTTGGTTAGATGAAGTAAAACAAGATGCCGCTGCCATTTTTTTACTAGGCGATTTATTTGATTTTTGGATGGAGTATAAAACAGTGGTTCCAAAAGGATTTACCAGAACCCTAGGTAAATTAGCCGAAATAAGCGACTCTGGAATACCAATCTACTATTTTGTGGGTAATCACGACCTTTGGATGAATGGCTATTTTGAAGAAGAGCTTAACATTCCTGTTTATCACAAACCGCAAGAATTTACCTTTAATAATAAAACCTTTTTTATTGGTCACGGCGATGGTTTAGGTCCTGGAGATAAAGGTTACAAGCGCATGAAAAAAGTGTTTACTAACCCTTTCTTTAAATGGGTTTTTAGATGGGTGCATCCAGATATTGGTGTTCGAATAGCGCAATACCTATCTGTTAAAAATAAACTTATTTCTGGTGATGATGATACTAATTTTTTAGGTGAAAATAACGAATGGCTAGCAAAATATTGTAAACGAAAATTAGAAGATGAACATCGCGACTATTTTGTATTTGGACACAGACATTTGCCTTTAGAAATTAACCTGAATGAAAAATCAAAATACATTAATCTTGGTGATTGGATAACTTATTACACATACGGTGTTTTTAATGGAGAACATTTTGAGTTAAAAAAATTCTAA
- a CDS encoding 6-carboxytetrahydropterin synthase: MSNHIRITKQFAFETGHALYGYDGKCKNVHGHSYKLSVTVIGTPITDSNNVKFGMVIDFSDLKKIVKEEIVNVFDHATVFNKNTPHVELAKELQDRGHNVLLVDYQPTSEMMVIDFAKKIKKRLPSHVSLHSLKLQETESSFAEWFAYDNI; this comes from the coding sequence ATGAGTAATCATATTCGTATTACAAAACAATTCGCTTTCGAAACCGGTCATGCACTCTATGGTTATGACGGAAAATGTAAAAATGTTCATGGGCACAGTTATAAACTCTCGGTTACAGTAATTGGAACACCTATAACAGATAGTAACAACGTTAAATTTGGAATGGTTATCGATTTTAGCGACCTAAAAAAAATTGTGAAAGAAGAAATAGTAAATGTTTTCGATCACGCTACGGTTTTCAATAAAAACACACCACATGTAGAGCTTGCAAAAGAGCTTCAAGACCGCGGTCATAATGTGCTTTTAGTAGATTACCAACCCACAAGCGAAATGATGGTTATAGACTTTGCAAAAAAAATTAAAAAGCGCCTACCTTCTCATGTTTCCCTGCACTCTTTAAAACTGCAAGAAACCGAAAGTTCTTTTGCAGAATGGTTTGCTTACGATAATATTTAG
- the recJ gene encoding single-stranded-DNA-specific exonuclease RecJ yields MRWTLKAKPETKEVKALEEALQVDATVATLLLQRGIKTYEEAKHFFRPSLKHLHDPFLMKDMDKAVVRIEEAIANKENILVYGDYDVDGTTAVSLMSSYLKTKHNLVYTYIPNRYDEGYGVSYKGINFALENDFSLIIALDCGIKSVDKVAHAKTLGIDFIICDHHRPGDEVPDAVAVLDPKQEDCNYPYKELCGCGVGFKLIQALASKEGKTAEDLTEYLDLVATAIGADIVPIDGENRVLAYFGLQVINSNPRPGIKAILEQVEKTELTITDVVFIVAPRINAAGRMEHGNYAVTLLTEEESDLAEKYAAEINNYNLERRETDKQITEEALNQIKEQKEQERLTTVVYHENWHKGVIGIVASRLTETYYRPTLVFTRSGDKLAASARSVKGFDVYNALEACSEHIEQFGGHKYAAGLTLKEENYEAFKQAFEDEVSKTIDRNLLTPEIHVDCKIDIDNITPKFYRILKQFAPYGPSNMTPIFMTNNLIDTGYAKCVGEDKTHLRLTATQPNTNKRFVGIGFSMADKFDIVSNGKPFKAVYSIDENEWQGKVSLQLKLRDIK; encoded by the coding sequence ATGCGTTGGACTTTAAAAGCTAAACCAGAAACGAAAGAAGTTAAAGCTTTAGAAGAAGCACTTCAAGTTGATGCTACTGTTGCAACATTATTGTTGCAGCGTGGTATTAAAACGTATGAAGAAGCGAAACATTTTTTTAGACCTAGTTTAAAGCATTTGCACGATCCATTTTTGATGAAAGATATGGATAAAGCAGTTGTACGCATTGAAGAAGCTATAGCAAATAAAGAAAATATTTTAGTGTATGGTGATTATGATGTTGATGGAACTACAGCTGTTTCTTTAATGTCATCCTACTTAAAAACCAAACATAATCTCGTTTACACCTATATTCCTAATAGATATGATGAAGGTTATGGTGTTTCATATAAAGGTATAAACTTTGCCTTAGAAAACGATTTTTCACTTATTATAGCACTGGATTGTGGAATAAAATCTGTAGATAAAGTAGCTCATGCTAAAACATTAGGGATCGATTTTATAATATGCGATCACCATAGACCAGGTGATGAAGTACCAGATGCAGTTGCTGTTTTAGACCCAAAACAAGAAGACTGTAATTATCCTTATAAAGAATTATGCGGTTGTGGAGTTGGTTTTAAACTCATACAAGCATTAGCATCAAAAGAAGGAAAAACAGCTGAAGATTTAACTGAGTATTTAGATTTGGTAGCTACTGCAATTGGAGCAGATATTGTGCCAATTGATGGAGAAAATAGAGTACTTGCCTATTTTGGATTACAAGTTATAAACTCAAATCCAAGACCAGGTATTAAAGCTATTCTTGAACAAGTTGAAAAAACAGAATTAACTATTACCGATGTTGTTTTTATAGTTGCGCCACGAATAAATGCTGCCGGACGAATGGAACATGGTAATTATGCAGTGACTTTATTAACAGAGGAAGAGAGTGATTTGGCAGAAAAGTATGCAGCTGAAATCAACAACTATAATCTAGAAAGGCGTGAAACAGATAAGCAAATTACAGAAGAAGCTCTTAATCAAATTAAGGAACAAAAAGAACAGGAACGTCTTACTACTGTTGTTTACCATGAAAATTGGCATAAAGGCGTTATTGGTATTGTGGCTTCTAGATTAACCGAAACCTATTATAGACCTACTTTAGTTTTTACAAGAAGTGGAGATAAGTTGGCGGCATCGGCACGTTCTGTAAAAGGTTTTGATGTTTACAATGCTTTAGAGGCTTGTAGTGAACATATAGAGCAATTTGGAGGGCATAAATATGCTGCGGGATTAACGCTTAAAGAAGAAAATTACGAAGCCTTTAAACAAGCTTTTGAAGATGAGGTTTCTAAAACTATTGATAGAAATTTGCTCACACCCGAAATACATGTTGATTGTAAAATAGATATTGACAATATTACTCCAAAGTTCTACAGAATTTTAAAACAATTTGCACCTTACGGACCAAGTAATATGACGCCTATTTTTATGACAAATAATTTAATAGATACAGGTTATGCTAAATGTGTTGGTGAAGACAAAACACATTTAAGGCTTACAGCTACGCAACCAAATACAAACAAAAGATTTGTTGGTATTGGTTTTAGTATGGCAGATAAGTTCGATATTGTATCAAATGGAAAACCATTTAAGGCAGTTTATTCTATTGATGAAAATGAATGGCAAGGAAAAGTAAGTTTACAACTTAAATTAAGAGATATTAAATAA
- a CDS encoding DUF6686 family protein, whose product MENDIYKIYHNNIGIAFKWKYTSLKQAHNKIQIVFRNMGFYLTIKEIKQFYKKVNDAKDPLHCSCCNNDPESRNILLKTPSEKVDIAVNQKELFEVEDLIKGTLFQLDLDNYLNNICKN is encoded by the coding sequence ATGGAAAACGATATTTACAAAATTTACCATAATAACATTGGTATTGCTTTTAAATGGAAATATACAAGCTTAAAACAAGCTCATAATAAAATTCAAATTGTATTTAGAAATATGGGTTTTTATTTAACTATAAAAGAAATAAAACAATTTTATAAAAAAGTTAATGATGCTAAAGATCCATTGCATTGCTCTTGCTGTAATAATGACCCAGAATCAAGAAATATTTTATTAAAAACACCTAGCGAAAAAGTAGATATTGCAGTTAACCAAAAGGAGTTATTTGAGGTTGAAGACTTAATTAAAGGAACATTATTTCAGTTAGATTTAGACAATTATTTAAATAATATTTGCAAAAACTAG
- a CDS encoding peptidoglycan-binding protein: protein MKKILITILVVIILIFAYSQYKDYQRFHPNNIDYKINETVDLDYYNQSVVYNYYDAVEALNGFVSMQWSANEIDVKSPEDDDRETQIAVNEYGKKLAKVKYYEAKLEQSKALKNKGFSNEDIKNYEAEGLTLQAYNDKLKAEKFRERLFSNLPEANLRNGQKSAFVYEIQKLLVNKGYKIELDGIFKNATINAIMDFEAKNNLFVDGQLDEMTLEALLK from the coding sequence ATGAAAAAAATCCTAATTACTATTCTGGTTGTTATCATTTTGATTTTTGCATATAGCCAATATAAAGATTACCAAAGATTTCACCCAAACAATATAGATTATAAGATAAATGAAACCGTTGATTTAGACTATTACAATCAATCTGTTGTTTATAATTATTATGATGCTGTTGAAGCTTTAAATGGTTTTGTGTCTATGCAATGGAGCGCCAATGAGATTGATGTAAAATCTCCTGAAGATGATGATAGAGAAACGCAAATAGCCGTTAATGAATACGGTAAAAAGTTAGCAAAAGTAAAATACTATGAAGCTAAATTAGAGCAATCAAAAGCATTAAAAAACAAAGGGTTTTCTAATGAGGATATTAAAAATTATGAAGCTGAAGGTTTAACACTTCAAGCATACAATGATAAATTAAAAGCTGAAAAATTTAGAGAAAGATTGTTTTCAAACTTACCTGAAGCAAATCTTAGAAACGGGCAAAAAAGCGCATTTGTTTATGAAATTCAAAAACTTTTAGTAAACAAAGGTTATAAGATTGAGTTAGATGGTATTTTTAAAAATGCTACAATTAATGCTATAATGGATTTTGAAGCAAAAAATAATTTGTTTGTTGATGGTCAATTAGATGAAATGACGTTGGAAGCTTTGTTAAAGTAA
- a CDS encoding D-alanyl-D-alanine carboxypeptidase/D-alanyl-D-alanine-endopeptidase codes for MYILSKRLLLLMLIFAFIFSCKSSYINKNITKKIEETFYKNQFTGLLVYNPKTNDTVFKYNADKYFIPASNTKIFTLYTALQFLPNEVPAFKYDVKNDTIFIQGTGDPTFLHTFFNDSTALKMVRNYKNVKIVFNNLLDEKFGPGWAWEDYDTYFSPERSSFPMYGNVVTISNKDSLQSIPKALQQNIQYSQSPKRRNYNDNVFFYNSKKQDTIEVPMVVDTLLIEKLWQDLLPGRISISNFTGKKMEHIAYSIPSDSLYKRMMEVSDNFLAEQMLILASSTMFDTLSSSKIREYILDNQLKDLKQKPRWVDGSGLSRYNLFTPTSFVQVLTKLYNETSKERLFNLFPVGGTSGTLKKYYSGGSKPYVFAKSGTVGNNYSLSGYLITNSGKTLIFSFMNNHYTEPTVEVKKRIQSVLEWLRDNY; via the coding sequence ATGTATATTTTAAGTAAAAGATTACTATTATTAATGCTAATATTTGCTTTTATATTTAGCTGTAAATCATCCTATATTAATAAAAATATTACTAAGAAAATTGAGGAAACTTTTTATAAAAATCAATTTACAGGGTTATTAGTTTATAATCCCAAAACAAACGATACAGTTTTTAAGTATAATGCCGATAAGTATTTCATTCCCGCAAGTAACACTAAAATATTTACACTCTATACAGCTTTACAATTTTTACCCAACGAAGTTCCGGCATTTAAATATGATGTAAAGAATGATACTATTTTTATACAAGGAACTGGCGATCCTACTTTTTTACACACTTTCTTTAACGATAGTACAGCTTTAAAAATGGTTAGAAATTATAAGAATGTGAAAATAGTTTTTAATAATTTATTGGACGAAAAGTTTGGACCTGGGTGGGCTTGGGAAGATTATGATACTTATTTTAGTCCTGAGCGAAGTAGTTTTCCAATGTATGGAAATGTAGTAACAATTAGCAATAAAGATAGTTTACAAAGTATTCCAAAAGCATTACAGCAAAACATTCAATATTCCCAATCACCAAAACGGAGAAATTATAACGATAACGTCTTTTTTTATAACTCTAAAAAACAAGATACTATAGAAGTTCCAATGGTCGTTGATACGCTGTTAATAGAAAAACTATGGCAAGATCTTTTACCAGGAAGAATATCAATATCTAATTTCACTGGAAAAAAAATGGAGCATATTGCTTATAGTATTCCATCTGATTCTTTATATAAACGAATGATGGAGGTCAGCGATAATTTTTTAGCAGAACAAATGTTAATTTTGGCATCTTCTACAATGTTTGACACTTTAAGCTCAAGTAAAATAAGAGAGTATATTTTGGACAATCAGTTAAAAGATTTAAAACAAAAACCACGTTGGGTGGATGGATCAGGGTTAAGTAGGTATAATTTGTTTACACCTACATCTTTTGTTCAAGTACTTACAAAACTCTATAATGAAACTTCAAAAGAACGTTTATTTAATTTGTTTCCTGTAGGAGGGACATCGGGCACTTTAAAAAAATACTATTCAGGAGGTTCAAAACCATATGTTTTTGCTAAATCAGGAACAGTTGGTAATAATTATTCATTAAGTGGTTATTTAATCACTAATTCTGGTAAAACTTTAATTTTTAGTTTTATGAATAATCATTATACCGAACCAACTGTTGAAGTAAAAAAAAGAATACAATCTGTTTTAGAGTGGCTCCGTGACAATTATTAA
- a CDS encoding SusC/RagA family TonB-linked outer membrane protein: protein MKKKTTLSFLVFFTAAFSLLFSQNITVIGTVTDASSVPLPGVNIQVKETKNGTSTDFDGNYQISAKQGDVLIFSFLGFKTKEITVKGTTLNVSLEESTDSLDEVVVTAFGIQRETRELGYSVTQVKTEDINLAGQSNPIAGLQGRVAGVQINQTSGTSGGGIDILIRGITSMNPDRDNQPLIIVDGLALNNDTFAGSVLPSAGSNSPSSAEQFSFTNRAADINPEDVESFNVLKGAAATALYGVRAANGAIIITTKKGKSGKAKINITASTSFRNINKTPDLQTTYREGFSGLPRTLYTPETDSGFTRLGGTSFYSWGPKYSDNSATLDDDTVVDLSGDQFYSPYDLFRTGVNTQVNFNISGASDKLDYFFSVGNNSEEGVLPNTDYNKTTLRFKSGYKVTDDFNINTSIAYTNAGGNRANGGDKSVFSSLSYYSGTFPINDYQNTNGSQRNYSFGVIDNPRYFLEKSPLTDDVNRWVGNITLNWAPKDWINVTYAAQVDNYSDKRNRFIPPDLDTGTQVGGFIVNQNINFLALESNLLVALTKEWSEDFKTTLTLGNQVSDSKRDYSFVRGETLNVPGINDLANTINTFGGNSITQLRNVGVFGELKMDYKNKLFLTVTGRNDWISTLPQQNRSFFYPSVSLAYDVNALFDKDSDFFTFGKLRASWAEVGKGPLFGQVGQYFIVDGNFPFGGAGGYRASTLLGDTNIKPERNRSIEFGADLRFFNNKVRLDYAYYKTRVKDQIFTQGTAYSTGLSGIVRNAGDFETFGHELLLSANIIKTENFTWETILNWSTNEGKVLSLPEDIESLIFADAGFAGVTSEIRDGDKLGTLYGYKWVYENGERYIGDDGLPRVDLEERVKVGNAFPDFIASIGNNLSYKNLSFNFLLEWKEGGDLYDSGRRNGLRNGILGVTEFRDVTTVLDGVMDDGNGGFVTNNQEVLIDQNYYRSSTRYNRASEILVQDASWVKLRNIGLSYNFQGNILETLHLDNLSVSVSAQNILIWTPWDGYDPEGNQYSAGSNVYGFTGLSTPISESYSFGVKLGF from the coding sequence ATGAAGAAAAAAACTACCCTCTCTTTTCTTGTTTTTTTTACAGCTGCATTTAGTTTATTGTTTTCTCAAAACATAACTGTTATCGGTACTGTTACGGATGCTTCAAGCGTTCCGTTACCAGGTGTAAATATTCAAGTTAAAGAAACAAAAAATGGAACTTCAACTGATTTTGATGGGAACTATCAAATTTCAGCGAAACAAGGTGATGTCTTAATTTTTTCCTTTTTAGGATTTAAAACTAAAGAAATTACAGTAAAGGGCACTACATTAAATGTGAGTTTAGAGGAAAGTACTGATAGTCTAGACGAAGTAGTTGTAACTGCTTTTGGTATTCAAAGAGAAACCCGAGAATTAGGGTATTCGGTAACCCAAGTAAAAACCGAAGACATTAATCTCGCAGGCCAATCTAACCCAATAGCCGGATTGCAAGGTCGAGTAGCTGGTGTCCAAATAAACCAAACTTCTGGTACATCAGGTGGCGGAATTGACATCTTAATTAGAGGTATTACATCCATGAATCCTGATAGAGATAACCAGCCTTTAATAATTGTTGATGGACTGGCTTTAAACAATGATACCTTTGCTGGCAGTGTTCTACCAAGTGCAGGTTCTAACTCCCCTAGTAGCGCAGAACAGTTTTCATTTACAAACAGGGCTGCAGATATAAACCCTGAAGATGTTGAAAGTTTTAACGTGCTAAAGGGAGCGGCAGCAACAGCATTATACGGTGTTAGAGCTGCAAATGGTGCTATAATTATAACCACAAAAAAAGGAAAAAGTGGGAAGGCCAAAATTAACATTACAGCATCTACTTCATTTAGAAACATAAATAAGACTCCAGACTTACAAACTACATACCGTGAAGGGTTTAGTGGCTTACCAAGAACACTATACACTCCTGAAACAGATAGTGGGTTTACTAGGTTAGGTGGCACATCATTTTATTCTTGGGGGCCTAAATATTCTGATAACTCCGCCACTTTAGATGATGATACAGTTGTTGATTTATCTGGAGATCAATTTTATAGCCCTTATGATTTATTTAGAACTGGAGTTAACACTCAGGTTAATTTCAACATAAGTGGTGCTAGTGATAAATTAGATTATTTCTTTTCTGTAGGTAATAATAGCGAAGAAGGTGTATTACCTAATACTGATTATAATAAAACAACTCTTAGATTTAAAAGTGGATACAAAGTAACAGATGATTTTAATATTAACACATCTATAGCCTACACCAACGCTGGAGGCAATAGAGCTAATGGAGGTGACAAATCTGTGTTTAGCTCATTATCTTATTACTCTGGTACTTTCCCTATAAATGATTACCAAAATACCAATGGTTCTCAAAGAAATTATTCATTTGGGGTAATTGATAACCCTAGATATTTCTTAGAAAAAAGCCCATTAACTGATGATGTAAACAGGTGGGTTGGTAACATAACTTTAAATTGGGCTCCAAAAGATTGGATTAATGTTACTTATGCAGCTCAAGTTGACAACTACTCAGATAAAAGAAATCGATTTATTCCGCCAGATTTAGATACTGGAACGCAAGTTGGTGGATTTATTGTAAATCAAAATATCAATTTTTTAGCATTAGAATCAAACTTACTAGTTGCATTAACAAAAGAATGGTCTGAAGATTTTAAAACAACACTAACCCTTGGAAATCAAGTATCCGATTCAAAACGCGATTATTCGTTTGTAAGAGGTGAAACCTTAAATGTACCTGGTATTAATGATTTAGCAAATACTATAAACACCTTTGGTGGTAATAGTATAACACAATTAAGAAATGTAGGTGTTTTTGGTGAGTTAAAAATGGATTACAAAAACAAACTGTTTTTAACCGTTACTGGTAGAAATGATTGGATTTCTACACTACCTCAACAAAATCGTTCTTTCTTTTACCCATCCGTAAGTTTAGCTTACGATGTAAACGCCTTATTTGATAAAGACAGTGATTTCTTCACCTTTGGTAAATTAAGAGCGTCATGGGCCGAAGTTGGAAAAGGCCCACTTTTTGGGCAAGTTGGTCAATACTTTATTGTTGATGGTAACTTTCCTTTTGGAGGCGCGGGTGGCTATAGAGCAAGTACGCTTCTTGGAGACACTAATATTAAACCTGAAAGGAATCGTTCAATAGAATTTGGTGCAGACTTACGCTTCTTTAATAACAAGGTCCGTTTAGATTATGCTTACTATAAAACAAGAGTTAAAGATCAAATTTTTACTCAAGGTACAGCTTATTCAACAGGTTTATCAGGAATTGTTAGAAACGCTGGTGACTTTGAAACTTTTGGTCATGAACTTTTATTGTCAGCAAATATTATTAAAACCGAAAACTTTACTTGGGAAACTATTTTAAACTGGTCTACCAACGAAGGTAAAGTGTTGTCATTACCAGAAGATATTGAAAGTCTAATTTTCGCCGACGCAGGTTTTGCTGGTGTAACTTCAGAGATTAGGGATGGTGATAAACTAGGTACATTATATGGTTACAAATGGGTTTATGAAAATGGAGAACGCTATATAGGTGATGATGGGTTGCCACGTGTTGACCTTGAAGAAAGAGTAAAGGTTGGAAATGCATTTCCTGATTTTATTGCATCAATAGGTAACAACCTAAGTTATAAAAACCTAAGTTTTAATTTTTTATTAGAATGGAAAGAAGGAGGCGACTTATATGATTCTGGAAGACGTAATGGGCTTAGAAATGGAATTTTAGGAGTTACTGAATTTAGAGATGTCACCACCGTTTTAGATGGTGTTATGGATGATGGTAATGGAGGTTTTGTTACAAACAATCAAGAAGTTTTAATTGATCAAAATTACTACAGAAGTTCTACTCGCTATAATAGAGCATCAGAAATTTTAGTTCAAGATGCCTCTTGGGTTAAATTACGTAACATTGGTCTTTCATACAATTTTCAAGGAAACATATTAGAAACCCTTCATTTAGACAACCTATCGGTTTCTGTAAGTGCTCAAAACATTTTGATTTGGACTCCTTGGGACGGATACGACCCTGAAGGAAATCAATACAGTGCTGGTAGTAATGTATATGGGTTTACAGGTTTAAGTACTCCTATAAGTGAGAGTTATTCATTCGGTGTTAAACTAGGATTTTAA
- a CDS encoding MFS transporter — protein sequence MAKTDPYAALRIKEFNIFLLVRFVLVFGWSMQFIVIEWQVYSLTKDPLSLGIIGLMEIIPAFTMALFAGHIVDQKEKRNLFALCIAAFSLISLGLFLLTTEKVVQNWSTKTILYSIYALVFFGGFLRSFFGPIIFSLVALIVPKKIYPNAATWSTSTWKSAAVLGALFGGFSISWIGVGKTLLVVFVMVVISFFLNFLIKKKPILNKKVGEPVKESLKVGVQFVFQNKAILGALTLDMIAVLFGGTVAILSVFAQDILKVGSEGFGILNASISMGSIVTMFATTYIPISKSTGKKLLVSVFIFGISIIAFGLSSIFWVSVLALFISGAADGISMIIRQTILQIKTPDDMRGRVSSVNSMFVGSSNELGAFESGLAAKLIGPVAAVVFGGTMTLITVFTIGIKNPVLKNLDLREDMEAHENEE from the coding sequence ATGGCAAAAACAGACCCTTACGCAGCATTAAGAATTAAAGAGTTTAATATATTTCTATTAGTTCGTTTTGTGTTGGTTTTTGGTTGGTCTATGCAATTTATTGTAATTGAGTGGCAAGTTTATAGCTTAACTAAAGACCCGTTATCACTTGGTATTATTGGTTTAATGGAAATTATTCCAGCGTTTACCATGGCGCTTTTTGCAGGACATATTGTAGACCAAAAAGAAAAACGAAATTTGTTTGCACTTTGTATTGCCGCCTTCTCTCTAATTAGTTTAGGTCTTTTTTTATTAACTACAGAGAAGGTTGTCCAGAATTGGTCAACAAAAACTATTTTATACTCTATTTATGCGCTTGTTTTTTTTGGGGGGTTTCTACGTTCCTTCTTCGGACCAATTATCTTTTCTTTAGTGGCCTTAATAGTTCCTAAAAAAATATACCCAAATGCAGCAACATGGAGTACTAGTACATGGAAAAGCGCCGCAGTTCTAGGTGCACTTTTTGGAGGGTTTTCAATTAGTTGGATTGGGGTAGGAAAAACATTATTGGTGGTTTTTGTTATGGTGGTTATATCATTCTTCCTGAATTTTTTAATTAAGAAGAAGCCTATTTTAAATAAAAAAGTTGGAGAACCTGTAAAAGAGAGTTTAAAAGTAGGTGTTCAGTTTGTATTCCAAAATAAAGCTATTTTGGGTGCTTTAACTTTAGATATGATTGCCGTTTTATTTGGAGGAACTGTTGCCATACTTTCGGTTTTTGCTCAAGATATTTTAAAAGTAGGCAGTGAAGGCTTTGGTATTTTAAATGCATCAATATCCATGGGAAGTATTGTAACTATGTTTGCCACAACGTATATTCCAATTAGTAAGAGTACTGGTAAGAAACTGCTAGTTTCTGTATTTATTTTTGGCATAAGTATTATTGCGTTTGGGTTATCCTCAATATTTTGGGTAAGTGTTTTAGCTTTATTTATAAGTGGTGCAGCCGATGGTATTTCGATGATTATTCGTCAAACCATATTACAAATAAAAACGCCTGATGATATGCGAGGTCGTGTATCATCGGTTAATTCTATGTTTGTAGGTTCTTCTAATGAGTTAGGTGCTTTTGAAAGCGGTTTAGCTGCAAAATTAATTGGTCCAGTTGCCGCAGTAGTTTTTGGAGGAACCATGACTTTAATTACAGTTTTTACAATTGGTATAAAAAATCCTGTGCTTAAAAATTTGGATTTAAGAGAAGATATGGAAGCCCACGAAAATGAAGAATAA